A stretch of the Gemmatirosa kalamazoonensis genome encodes the following:
- a CDS encoding DoxX family protein — translation MPRRPLAAALVRAARWIPVVLLLLIFVPQGWAKFSDTSGWAAAFRHWGYPDWFRVTIGVVELTAAALLLLGPAAVAGALLIVCVMLGGMATHVAFDHGRHMTSEVVPLTLALVVLVLRRRDAAEAVARVRRGARRQAAA, via the coding sequence ATGCCCCGCCGCCCGCTCGCTGCCGCACTCGTGCGCGCGGCTCGCTGGATCCCCGTCGTGCTCCTGCTGCTGATCTTCGTGCCGCAGGGTTGGGCGAAGTTCTCCGACACGAGCGGATGGGCGGCCGCGTTCCGCCACTGGGGCTATCCGGACTGGTTCCGCGTCACGATCGGCGTCGTCGAGCTCACGGCCGCGGCACTGCTCCTGCTCGGTCCCGCGGCGGTCGCCGGCGCGCTCCTCATCGTGTGCGTCATGTTAGGCGGCATGGCGACGCACGTCGCCTTCGATCACGGCCGGCACATGACGAGCGAGGTCGTGCCGCTCACGCTCGCGCTGGTGGTGCTGGTACTGCGGCGGCGCGACGCGGCGGAGGCGGTCGCGCGCGTGCGCCGCGGCGCTCGACGTCAGGCCGCCGCGTAG
- a CDS encoding S9 family peptidase produces the protein MPIRSVTVLALCTAVAAPLAAQPQHFTLDHLRKVVGVGGVEIAPDGRTVVVTVTRPSYERDKNESELYAVDVATGAARQLTFERRSVGGARFSPDGRTLAFLAPDSAKEMQIWLLPMAGGETRRLTSHPTGVEHFAWRPDGGAIAFAASDERPKRDGEERFLTTFTVGDQDLFLRERVEPQHVWLVETTSGQERRITSGAWSLEFVLPPGSPPSGLSWSPDGRTIALAQVPAAQSGKLDSVHAALLDVASGAVRPLTSARRFENNPVFSPDGSSVAYWYPRDGRYDLGYGNEVYVAPTSGGEGRSVTRALDRNLFGAQWLADGASLLVAGNDRTSVGAWIVPTGGGAPRRLDTGGLVINGAFGYDIAAASHAPTIAFTATASDRPSELYVMDGPNGKPRRLTSFNAWADDVAWGKLERVTWKSGAFEADGVVGYPPDFDPSKKYPLVLYIHGGPTASSKLSFSSTAQLMAAQGWIVFQPNYRGSDNLGTAFQAAIVNDAGAGPGRDVMAGVAMLRARPYVDATRTAVTGWSYGGFMTSWLIGNYPNEWKAAMAGAPVTSWEDMYNFGDGSVTIRYAFGGSPWTQNRMAAYRAQSPITYAARIRTPTLVMSNMEDFRVPPTQAFALYRAMKDNGVETQFVGFTGRTHASSDPVNARERLRLWVDWVRTHIDGPRVVP, from the coding sequence ATGCCCATCAGGAGCGTCACCGTCCTCGCGCTCTGCACCGCCGTCGCCGCGCCGCTCGCCGCGCAGCCGCAGCACTTCACGCTCGACCACCTGCGCAAGGTCGTGGGCGTCGGCGGCGTCGAGATCGCGCCCGACGGCCGCACCGTCGTCGTCACGGTCACGCGGCCGAGCTACGAGCGCGACAAGAACGAGTCGGAGCTGTACGCGGTGGACGTCGCGACGGGCGCCGCGCGCCAGCTCACGTTCGAGCGGCGCAGCGTCGGCGGCGCACGCTTCTCGCCCGACGGCCGCACGCTCGCGTTCCTCGCTCCCGACTCGGCGAAGGAGATGCAGATCTGGCTGCTGCCCATGGCCGGCGGCGAGACGCGGCGCCTCACGTCGCATCCCACCGGCGTCGAGCACTTCGCGTGGCGCCCCGACGGCGGCGCGATCGCGTTCGCGGCGAGCGACGAGCGCCCGAAGCGCGACGGCGAGGAGCGCTTCCTCACGACGTTCACCGTCGGCGATCAGGACCTGTTCCTCCGCGAGCGCGTCGAGCCGCAGCACGTGTGGCTCGTCGAGACGACGTCCGGGCAGGAGCGGCGGATCACGAGCGGCGCGTGGTCGCTGGAGTTCGTGCTGCCGCCGGGGAGCCCGCCGTCGGGACTGAGCTGGTCGCCCGACGGTCGCACCATCGCGCTCGCGCAGGTCCCGGCCGCGCAGTCGGGCAAGCTCGACTCCGTGCACGCGGCGCTGCTCGACGTCGCGAGCGGCGCCGTCAGGCCGCTCACGTCGGCGCGCCGCTTCGAGAACAACCCCGTGTTCTCGCCGGACGGCAGCTCGGTCGCCTACTGGTACCCGCGCGATGGGCGCTACGACCTTGGCTATGGGAACGAGGTGTACGTCGCGCCCACGTCGGGCGGCGAGGGGAGGAGCGTGACGAGAGCGCTCGACCGCAACCTGTTCGGCGCGCAGTGGCTCGCCGACGGCGCGTCGCTGCTCGTCGCGGGGAACGACCGCACGTCGGTGGGCGCGTGGATCGTGCCCACCGGTGGCGGCGCGCCGCGCCGGCTCGACACGGGGGGCCTCGTGATCAACGGCGCGTTCGGCTACGACATCGCCGCCGCGTCGCACGCGCCCACCATCGCGTTCACCGCGACCGCGTCGGACCGCCCGTCGGAGCTGTACGTGATGGACGGGCCTAACGGAAAGCCGCGCCGCCTCACGAGCTTCAACGCGTGGGCCGACGACGTCGCGTGGGGGAAGCTCGAGCGCGTGACGTGGAAGAGCGGCGCGTTCGAGGCCGACGGCGTCGTCGGCTATCCGCCCGACTTCGACCCGTCGAAGAAGTACCCGCTCGTGCTCTACATCCACGGCGGGCCCACGGCGTCGTCGAAGTTGTCGTTCAGCAGCACGGCGCAGCTCATGGCGGCGCAGGGCTGGATCGTGTTCCAGCCGAACTATCGCGGCAGCGACAACCTCGGCACCGCGTTCCAGGCGGCGATCGTGAACGACGCCGGCGCCGGCCCGGGGCGCGACGTCATGGCCGGCGTCGCGATGCTGCGTGCGCGCCCGTACGTCGACGCGACGCGCACCGCCGTCACCGGCTGGTCGTACGGCGGCTTCATGACGAGCTGGCTGATCGGCAACTACCCGAACGAGTGGAAGGCCGCGATGGCCGGCGCGCCGGTCACGAGCTGGGAGGACATGTACAACTTCGGCGACGGCAGCGTGACCATCCGCTACGCGTTCGGCGGCTCGCCGTGGACCCAGAACCGCATGGCCGCCTACCGCGCGCAGTCGCCGATCACGTACGCCGCGCGCATCCGCACGCCGACGCTCGTGATGTCGAACATGGAGGACTTCCGCGTGCCGCCGACGCAGGCGTTCGCGCTCTACCGCGCGATGAAGGACAACGGCGTCGAGACGCAGTTCGTCGGCTTCACGGGCCGCACGCACGCGTCGTCCGATCCGGTGAACGCGCGCGAGCGGCTGCGGCTCTGGGTGGACTGGGTGCGCACGCACATCGACGGACCGAGAGTCGTGCCGTGA
- a CDS encoding FAD-dependent oxidoreductase, which produces MEPNAARPVEGARPSIWQATADVPSYPKLKEDLTVDVCVVGAGIAGLTTAYHLVREGKSVVVLDDGPVGGGETGRTTAHIATAVDDYYHEIARVHGDETARRVAESFRAALDRIEGIVRDEAIDCEFTRLDGWWFAGDAQGRDVLATEHDAARAAGEAVELVDDWPLANVFPDAPFPRLALRFPNQGQFHALKYLAGLARAIVERGGRIHCGEHVNGVEDAKDGARCAVKTESGRTVHASDVVVATNTPVNDWVKMHTKQAPYRTYVVGMRVSRGWVPPGLYWDTLDPYHYVRLANPLGTGDEDVLIVGGEDHKTGQSEAPEEEAFGRLESWARARFPVGETLYRWSGQVMEPVDYLGFIGRNPGSRRLWIATGDSGNGMSHGTIAGMLLADLIVGRESPWAPVYDPSRVTLKAMPVAEFLKENLNVAAQYVDYVTPGEVRDVAEIPAGEGRLVRRGTKKLAVYKRDDGSLDVRSAVCTHLYCIVAWNSAEKTWDCPCHGSRFAHDGTVINGPAASPLEEAELGE; this is translated from the coding sequence ATGGAACCGAACGCCGCCCGTCCCGTCGAGGGCGCCCGCCCCTCGATCTGGCAGGCGACCGCCGACGTCCCGTCGTACCCGAAGCTGAAGGAGGACCTCACCGTCGACGTGTGCGTCGTCGGCGCGGGGATCGCCGGCCTCACGACCGCGTACCATCTCGTGCGCGAGGGCAAGTCCGTCGTCGTGCTCGACGACGGCCCGGTCGGCGGCGGCGAGACGGGGCGCACCACCGCGCACATCGCCACCGCGGTCGACGACTACTATCACGAGATCGCGCGCGTGCACGGCGACGAGACGGCGCGCCGCGTGGCCGAGAGCTTCCGCGCCGCGCTCGACCGCATCGAGGGCATCGTCCGCGACGAGGCGATCGACTGCGAGTTCACGCGGCTCGACGGGTGGTGGTTCGCCGGCGACGCGCAGGGGCGCGACGTCCTGGCCACGGAGCACGACGCGGCGCGCGCGGCCGGCGAGGCGGTGGAGCTGGTGGACGACTGGCCGCTCGCGAACGTGTTCCCCGATGCGCCGTTCCCGCGCCTCGCGCTGCGCTTCCCGAACCAGGGACAGTTCCACGCGCTTAAGTATCTCGCCGGCCTCGCGCGCGCGATCGTCGAGCGTGGGGGACGCATCCACTGCGGCGAGCACGTGAACGGCGTCGAGGACGCGAAGGACGGCGCGCGGTGCGCGGTGAAGACGGAGAGCGGCCGCACCGTGCACGCGTCCGACGTCGTCGTCGCGACGAACACGCCGGTGAACGACTGGGTGAAGATGCACACGAAGCAGGCGCCGTATCGCACCTACGTCGTCGGCATGCGCGTGAGCCGCGGCTGGGTGCCGCCCGGTCTGTACTGGGACACGCTCGACCCGTACCACTACGTGCGCCTGGCGAATCCGTTAGGCACCGGCGACGAGGACGTGCTCATCGTCGGCGGCGAGGACCACAAGACGGGACAGTCCGAGGCGCCGGAGGAGGAAGCGTTCGGCCGGCTCGAGTCGTGGGCGCGCGCGCGCTTCCCGGTCGGCGAGACGCTGTATCGCTGGAGCGGCCAGGTCATGGAGCCGGTCGACTACCTCGGCTTCATCGGCCGCAATCCGGGGAGCCGGCGTCTCTGGATCGCCACTGGCGACTCGGGCAACGGCATGAGCCACGGCACCATCGCCGGGATGCTGCTCGCCGATCTCATCGTCGGCCGCGAGTCGCCGTGGGCACCGGTGTACGACCCGTCGCGCGTGACGCTGAAGGCGATGCCCGTCGCCGAGTTCCTGAAGGAGAACCTCAACGTCGCCGCGCAGTACGTCGACTACGTAACGCCCGGCGAGGTGCGCGACGTCGCGGAGATTCCCGCCGGCGAGGGACGCCTCGTCCGCCGCGGGACGAAGAAGCTCGCCGTCTACAAGCGCGACGACGGCTCGCTCGACGTGCGCTCCGCCGTGTGCACGCACCTGTACTGCATCGTCGCCTGGAACTCGGCCGAGAAGACGTGGGACTGCCCGTGCCACGGCTCGCGCTTCGCGCACGACGGCACGGTGATCAACGGGCCCGCCGCGTCGCCGCTCGAGGAGGCCGAACTGGGAGAGTGA
- a CDS encoding helix-turn-helix transcriptional regulator, protein MHVRSLDRALGAGVAAVAVFHTVSMLALPARVRHPAAAVVALWAALLVGHAALYWFGAGVRARVGLAAYLAAQTAIVFVVGITGALFPVGVALWAALTAQAVMLAGGALGTVAITLGAITLFALDAMLAQDLYRGATWGLLLALAGVVGHAAAALRSAPRVPPETPSGTAPPSTPATPSTMAVPRRELPRELRGLTARELEVLHALSRGARNGEIARDLGIAERTVKAHLASVYTKLGVESRAAAIAVALRAGVGNEWREP, encoded by the coding sequence ATGCATGTCCGATCCCTCGACCGCGCACTCGGCGCGGGCGTCGCCGCCGTCGCCGTGTTCCACACGGTCTCCATGCTCGCGCTCCCCGCGCGGGTGCGACATCCGGCCGCTGCGGTGGTCGCCCTGTGGGCCGCGCTGCTCGTCGGGCACGCCGCGCTGTACTGGTTCGGCGCCGGCGTGCGCGCCCGCGTCGGGCTCGCGGCGTACCTCGCGGCGCAGACGGCGATCGTGTTCGTCGTGGGAATCACGGGCGCCCTGTTCCCGGTGGGCGTCGCGCTGTGGGCCGCGCTCACCGCGCAGGCGGTCATGCTCGCCGGCGGCGCGCTCGGCACCGTGGCGATCACGCTCGGCGCGATCACGCTGTTCGCGCTCGACGCGATGCTCGCGCAGGACCTCTACCGCGGGGCGACGTGGGGGCTGCTGCTCGCGCTGGCCGGCGTGGTCGGGCACGCCGCGGCGGCGCTGCGCTCGGCGCCGCGCGTGCCGCCGGAGACGCCCAGCGGCACCGCGCCGCCGTCCACGCCGGCCACGCCGTCCACGATGGCCGTCCCCCGGCGCGAGCTGCCGCGCGAGCTGCGCGGGCTCACCGCGCGCGAGCTGGAGGTGCTCCACGCGCTGAGCCGCGGCGCGCGCAACGGGGAGATCGCGCGCGACCTGGGCATCGCCGAGCGCACCGTGAAGGCGCACCTCGCGAGCGTCTACACCAAGCTCGGCGTGGAGTCGCGGGCCGCGGCGATCGCCGTGGCACTGCGGGCGGGAGTCGGAAACGAATGGCGCGAGCCGTGA
- a CDS encoding Type 1 glutamine amidotransferase-like domain-containing protein: protein MTPRIVVAAALALVLAAPPAVAQSPKVGPPRGAVIVVGGGSLGPEVYARFIELAGGPDALIVDVPTAGGDSVYPADWRGTRGLRAAGARNVVVLHTVSRTVADADSFVAPLKKAGGVWFEGGRQWHLVDSYAGTKTERAFHDVLARGGVVGGSSAGASILASYLLRGAREGNTVVMAPGYEAGFGFLRGVAIDQHVVARERLRDLADSLIPRHPDLLGISEDEGTAWVVRGDTAEIVGRGQAFVYGGRDATDAGKPFLTLHPGDRYDLGARHVMRRAIAGASISEAFVDSLLAPVAARGRAATVLVAQGGRVLVDKGYGVAAHPRYMPATTVPEIPLGEMADVFHGLAARLLARDGKLSLDDTLAGGATVREYLTGTRRVPDGGARLAALLSARAGTPYPRLVDRRVFTPIGAHKTVVAIDGRVESNVDELYRLALALESPARVFADTTAASAGAPLPGEELGWRTEPNGRLAAYAMDDGRRGAFVRVPARRATVIVLTDADDADARGIAGRIADRLR from the coding sequence ATGACACCTCGCATCGTCGTCGCCGCCGCACTCGCGCTCGTCCTCGCCGCTCCTCCCGCCGTCGCCCAGAGCCCGAAGGTCGGGCCGCCGCGTGGCGCCGTGATCGTGGTCGGCGGCGGCTCGTTAGGCCCGGAGGTCTACGCCCGGTTCATCGAGCTCGCCGGCGGTCCCGACGCGCTCATCGTCGACGTGCCGACAGCGGGCGGCGACTCGGTGTACCCGGCCGACTGGCGCGGCACGCGCGGGCTGCGGGCGGCGGGGGCGCGCAACGTGGTCGTGCTCCACACGGTGAGCCGCACCGTCGCCGACGCCGACAGCTTCGTCGCGCCGCTGAAGAAGGCGGGCGGCGTGTGGTTCGAGGGCGGCCGGCAGTGGCACCTCGTGGACTCGTACGCCGGCACGAAGACGGAGCGCGCGTTCCACGACGTCCTCGCGCGCGGCGGCGTGGTCGGCGGCTCGTCGGCCGGGGCGTCGATCCTCGCGAGCTATCTGCTGCGCGGCGCGCGCGAGGGGAACACGGTCGTCATGGCGCCCGGCTACGAGGCCGGCTTCGGCTTCCTGCGCGGCGTGGCGATCGACCAGCACGTCGTGGCGCGCGAGCGGCTGCGCGACCTCGCCGACTCGCTGATCCCGCGCCACCCCGATCTGTTAGGCATCTCGGAGGACGAGGGGACCGCGTGGGTGGTGCGCGGCGACACCGCGGAGATCGTGGGACGCGGGCAGGCGTTCGTGTACGGCGGACGCGACGCGACGGACGCGGGAAAGCCGTTCCTCACGCTGCACCCGGGCGACCGCTACGACCTCGGCGCGCGCCACGTGATGCGGCGCGCGATCGCCGGTGCGTCGATCAGCGAGGCGTTCGTCGACTCGCTGCTCGCCCCGGTCGCGGCGCGCGGCCGCGCGGCGACGGTGCTCGTGGCGCAGGGCGGGCGCGTGCTCGTCGACAAGGGATACGGCGTCGCCGCGCACCCGCGCTACATGCCGGCGACCACGGTGCCCGAGATCCCGCTCGGCGAGATGGCGGACGTGTTCCACGGGCTCGCCGCACGGCTGCTCGCGCGCGACGGCAAGCTGTCGCTCGACGACACGCTCGCCGGCGGCGCCACGGTGCGCGAGTACCTCACCGGCACGCGGCGCGTGCCCGACGGCGGCGCGCGGCTCGCCGCGCTGCTCTCCGCGCGCGCCGGTACGCCGTATCCGCGCCTCGTCGACCGGCGCGTGTTCACGCCGATCGGCGCGCACAAGACCGTCGTCGCGATCGACGGCCGCGTCGAGTCGAACGTGGACGAGCTGTATCGACTCGCGCTCGCGCTGGAGAGCCCGGCGCGCGTCTTCGCCGACACGACGGCCGCGTCGGCGGGCGCGCCGCTGCCGGGGGAGGAGCTGGGGTGGCGCACGGAGCCGAACGGGCGCCTCGCGGCGTACGCGATGGACGACGGCCGCCGCGGGGCGTTCGTGCGCGTGCCGGCGCGCCGCGCGACGGTGATCGTGCTCACCGACGCGGACGACGCGGACGCGCGGGGCATCGCGGGACGGATCGCCGACCGGCTGCGTTAG
- a CDS encoding S41 family peptidase — translation MSLPRRALLVLLLAVGCRGEPTSPRPATLFDEVWDAFDRHYAFFDLGHIDWTALGAAYRDSVGAATDDRERARLLGAMIGRLNDYHADLATPYGVFGPPPIAYAHHFAPDLVRRGYFAEPVRSTRSGRIYFARLQDGTGYVYIGSFGGSGWGGEIDDALAGLGAVPSIVVDIRDNGGGDERIGQDVAARFYDRTRVYRVTRFRSGSGHGDFGSASSMSLSPAGARRFTGPVALVTNRFDGSSAEDFTLMMRALPHVTTVGDTTLGLGSNPRTMTLSDGWTLRVPQSMQSTPDGFVYQWRGLPPAIAVPWTAADTASGRDPYLDAALAALQRRR, via the coding sequence ATGTCCCTCCCCCGCCGCGCCCTCCTCGTCCTCCTCCTGGCCGTCGGCTGTCGAGGCGAGCCGACGTCACCACGCCCGGCCACGCTGTTCGACGAGGTGTGGGACGCGTTCGACCGCCACTACGCGTTCTTCGACCTCGGGCACATCGACTGGACGGCGCTCGGCGCGGCCTACCGCGACAGCGTCGGTGCGGCGACGGACGACCGCGAGCGCGCGCGGCTGCTCGGCGCGATGATCGGACGGCTGAACGACTACCACGCCGATCTCGCGACGCCGTACGGCGTCTTCGGGCCGCCGCCGATCGCGTACGCGCACCACTTCGCGCCGGATCTCGTGCGGCGCGGCTACTTCGCCGAGCCGGTCCGGTCCACGCGCTCGGGGCGGATCTACTTCGCGCGACTGCAGGACGGCACGGGCTACGTCTACATCGGCAGCTTCGGCGGGAGCGGCTGGGGCGGCGAGATCGACGACGCGCTCGCGGGACTCGGCGCCGTGCCGTCGATCGTCGTCGACATCCGCGACAACGGCGGCGGCGACGAGCGGATCGGCCAGGACGTCGCGGCGCGCTTCTACGACCGCACGCGCGTCTACCGCGTGACGCGCTTCCGCTCCGGGTCCGGCCACGGCGACTTCGGGTCCGCGTCGTCGATGTCGCTGTCGCCGGCCGGCGCGCGCCGCTTCACCGGGCCGGTGGCGCTCGTCACGAATCGGTTCGACGGCAGCTCGGCAGAGGACTTCACGCTCATGATGCGCGCGCTGCCGCACGTCACGACGGTCGGCGACACGACGCTCGGCCTCGGAAGCAACCCGCGCACGATGACGCTGTCGGACGGGTGGACGCTGCGCGTGCCGCAGTCGATGCAGTCGACGCCCGACGGCTTCGTGTACCAGTGGCGCGGGCTGCCGCCGGCGATCGCGGTGCCGTGGACGGCGGCGGATACGGCCTCCGGGCGGGATCCGTACCTCGACGCTGCCCTCGCCGCTCTTCAACGGCGCCGGTGA
- a CDS encoding metal-dependent hydrolase yields the protein MDNVTHALAGLVLAESVVAIRRARGGAPSEPFRRAAAAVGVICAELPDADLLYAGDAMGVGRLGYLLHHRGHTHTVVVATLLGLAVWGIALALRRPLRAAGDRGWLLVVCLAGTLLTHLALDWTNSYGVHPFWPLDDRWYYGDAVFIVEPWLWIVSIPPLLLLARAPATRVLVGLLLLLIVGAAWSVDMVQRPVAVLLTLGAVAWTGVAILAAERRRAALAAGAWIAVEATFLVSSWAARARVRTAVGPTYADAALTPLVGDPTCYSALVVERDGSTYRVSSATVAPWPALRDAERCPAPTARGLGPPSRTSTTRIAWGGEWSAPRAELATLARNCVVAAALRFVRVPVWSHPGEIDLWDARFGRGGFAGVTTTDAPEECPRHVPPWTPPRVEMLR from the coding sequence GTGGACAACGTCACGCACGCGCTCGCGGGTCTCGTACTCGCTGAATCGGTCGTCGCGATCCGCCGCGCCCGCGGCGGCGCGCCGTCGGAGCCGTTTCGTCGGGCGGCCGCCGCCGTCGGCGTGATCTGCGCCGAGCTGCCGGACGCGGACCTGCTGTACGCCGGCGACGCGATGGGCGTCGGCCGACTCGGCTACCTCCTGCACCACCGCGGCCACACGCACACGGTGGTCGTCGCGACGCTCCTCGGGCTCGCCGTGTGGGGCATCGCGCTCGCGCTCCGCCGCCCGCTCCGCGCAGCGGGCGACCGCGGCTGGCTGCTCGTCGTCTGCCTCGCCGGCACGCTGCTCACGCACCTCGCGCTCGACTGGACGAACAGCTACGGCGTGCATCCGTTCTGGCCGCTCGACGACCGGTGGTACTACGGCGACGCGGTGTTCATCGTCGAGCCGTGGCTGTGGATCGTGTCGATCCCGCCCCTCCTGCTGCTCGCGCGCGCGCCGGCGACGCGCGTGCTCGTCGGCCTGCTGCTCCTCCTGATCGTCGGCGCCGCGTGGTCGGTGGACATGGTGCAGCGCCCGGTGGCAGTGCTGCTCACGTTGGGCGCCGTGGCGTGGACGGGGGTGGCGATCCTCGCCGCCGAGCGACGGCGCGCGGCGCTCGCGGCCGGAGCGTGGATCGCGGTGGAGGCGACGTTCCTCGTCTCGTCGTGGGCCGCGCGCGCCCGGGTGCGGACCGCCGTGGGACCCACCTACGCCGACGCCGCGCTCACGCCGCTCGTCGGCGACCCCACGTGCTACTCGGCGCTCGTCGTGGAGCGCGACGGATCGACGTACCGTGTGTCGTCGGCGACGGTCGCGCCATGGCCGGCCCTGCGCGACGCGGAGCGGTGCCCCGCGCCCACCGCTCGCGGCCTCGGCCCGCCGTCGCGCACGTCCACGACGCGCATCGCGTGGGGCGGCGAGTGGAGCGCGCCGCGGGCGGAGCTCGCGACGCTCGCGCGGAACTGCGTCGTCGCGGCGGCGCTGCGGTTCGTGCGGGTGCCGGTGTGGTCGCATCCCGGGGAGATCGACCTCTGGGACGCGCGGTTCGGGCGCGGCGGCTTCGCCGGCGTCACCACGACGGACGCGCCGGAGGAGTGCCCGCGCCACGTGCCGCCGTGGACGCCGCCACGGGTCGAGATGCTGCGTTAG
- a CDS encoding alpha/beta hydrolase family protein, with product MRSFRVLLATSCVALLSRALGAQSVDPIAADPAPRDTAFRASFAELALTSGGARMNAFMLVAQGKGPHPLVVLLHGYPGNERNIDIAQALRRAGTNVLYIDYRGSWGSGGTFTFANAQADVAAAVRWARQADTARTYRVDPRRVALVGHSMGGWLALLGTAADPSITCVAALEFADMAREGSDTSFATYTRWLTAPGAPLRGDARAMTASLRAHPEWRLVPNAARIATRPVLLLDDEENPYHADFAAALRGAGARRLTERVWDTDHAFDDRRVELARTVVGWTKTACGF from the coding sequence ATGCGATCCTTCCGCGTCCTCCTCGCGACGTCGTGCGTCGCGCTTCTCTCGCGCGCGCTCGGCGCGCAGTCCGTCGACCCGATCGCCGCCGACCCCGCGCCGCGCGACACCGCGTTCCGCGCGAGCTTCGCCGAGCTCGCGCTGACGAGCGGCGGCGCGCGCATGAACGCGTTCATGCTCGTCGCGCAGGGCAAGGGGCCGCACCCGCTCGTGGTGCTGCTGCACGGCTATCCCGGCAACGAGCGCAACATCGACATCGCGCAGGCGCTGCGCCGCGCGGGGACGAACGTGCTGTACATCGACTACCGCGGCAGCTGGGGCAGCGGCGGCACGTTCACGTTCGCGAACGCGCAGGCCGACGTCGCCGCGGCGGTGCGCTGGGCGCGGCAGGCGGACACCGCGCGTACCTACCGCGTGGATCCGCGGCGCGTCGCGCTCGTCGGGCACAGCATGGGCGGCTGGCTCGCGCTGTTAGGCACCGCGGCTGACCCGTCGATCACGTGCGTCGCGGCGCTGGAGTTCGCCGACATGGCGCGCGAGGGGAGCGACACCTCGTTCGCGACGTACACGCGCTGGCTCACGGCGCCCGGCGCGCCGCTCCGCGGCGACGCGCGCGCGATGACGGCGAGCCTGCGCGCGCACCCGGAGTGGCGGCTCGTGCCGAACGCCGCGCGCATCGCGACGCGCCCCGTGCTGCTGCTCGACGACGAGGAGAACCCGTACCACGCCGACTTCGCCGCGGCCCTGCGAGGCGCCGGTGCGCGCCGGCTCACCGAGCGCGTGTGGGACACGGACCACGCGTTCGACGACCGGCGCGTGGAGCTCGCGCGGACGGTGGTGGGGTGGACGAAGACGGCGTGCGGATTCTGA